One window of uncultured Erythrobacter sp. genomic DNA carries:
- a CDS encoding glycosyltransferase, with product MAERKLILHVSGDFPDTIEEAKTKVIRQLVDLTADRLDHHIVSINRTDPPAAQLLSEVVTRVPLRVDADSFEYGTNLIYHAYGRGLFHRRKLHQLGDWLVDHIRQMPRQPDLIIGHKLAFEGIAVRRAAQELEIPYGLSIQGDSDTKVLDLRPDLGTELNAVLQGARVIFPFSPWAWSGVTNKLGVPGGKCVMLPCPTDLDQPLAPSAGGNGLLSVFHLASHDRKNLGGMARAIALLEKSGRSPDLNIIGGGSSAQQAECEAIVRGRPSIRLLGARDRNEVRAAMSAATAFVLPSRRETFGLVFTEALFAGLPVIYPKGTAIDGYFDGHSFALPVNASDPASIADAMQEAIQREDELKAALSDWHHSSHAKQFQRPSIAANFAAGLIHAAG from the coding sequence ATGGCCGAACGCAAGCTGATCCTGCATGTCTCGGGCGATTTTCCCGATACGATCGAAGAGGCCAAAACCAAGGTCATCCGCCAATTGGTTGATCTAACGGCAGATCGTCTCGACCACCACATTGTGTCGATCAACCGGACCGACCCGCCAGCCGCACAATTGCTGAGCGAAGTTGTTACGCGCGTTCCTCTGCGCGTAGATGCTGACAGCTTCGAATATGGCACGAATCTAATTTATCACGCCTATGGTCGCGGGCTCTTTCATAGGCGCAAGCTTCACCAGCTGGGCGACTGGCTGGTTGATCACATCCGGCAAATGCCGCGCCAGCCGGACCTCATCATTGGTCACAAACTCGCATTCGAAGGGATTGCAGTTCGGCGCGCAGCGCAAGAGCTGGAGATCCCCTATGGTCTTTCGATCCAGGGAGATAGCGACACCAAAGTTCTTGACCTGCGACCTGACCTTGGAACCGAACTGAATGCGGTATTGCAAGGCGCTCGGGTGATTTTTCCTTTCTCCCCTTGGGCCTGGAGCGGGGTGACAAACAAATTGGGAGTGCCGGGCGGCAAATGCGTCATGCTCCCTTGTCCGACGGACCTCGACCAGCCGCTTGCGCCATCGGCAGGTGGCAATGGATTGTTATCGGTATTCCATCTCGCCAGCCACGATCGCAAGAATCTAGGCGGCATGGCTCGCGCGATCGCCCTACTGGAAAAAAGCGGTCGATCTCCCGACTTGAATATTATCGGCGGTGGGTCATCAGCACAGCAGGCCGAATGCGAGGCCATCGTGCGCGGCCGGCCGTCCATCAGGCTGCTCGGCGCTAGAGATCGAAACGAAGTTCGAGCAGCCATGAGTGCGGCGACCGCCTTTGTGCTGCCATCTCGACGCGAAACTTTCGGTCTGGTCTTCACGGAAGCGCTGTTTGCCGGCTTGCCAGTCATTTATCCCAAAGGGACTGCGATAGACGGCTATTTCGATGGCCACAGCTTCGCTCTGCCCGTCAATGCAAGTGACCCCGCCTCGATTGCGGACGCGATGCAGGAAGCAATTCAACGCGAAGACGAGCTAAAGGCCGCGTTGTCAGACTGGCATCACTCAAGTCACGCCAAGCAATTCCAACGGCCTAGCATCGCGGCCAACTTTGCAGCAGGCTTGATCCACGCCGCTGGTTGA
- a CDS encoding glycosyltransferase family 2 protein: MDTLKQADARQPKGDGAGTGDPLVSIMLVNWNTREMTLDCLRSVYAQTRDIPFEVIVVDNGSEDGSATAIAKEFPQVRLMAETENHGFAKATNISVEKARGKFVLLLNTDTIVLDCAIQEIVAFAQAKPQARLWGGRTLFEDGSLNPDSCWGRITPWSLFCMATGLSKLFSKSELLNPEGYGGWQRDYERQIDIVQGSFLLIEREFWNELGGFDLDFFMFGEEADLAARASKAGAAPLMTPKATIIHYGGRSTKKFSKRIIYVIGGRIGIIKRHFHKFWQPLGIALMIFWVWWRAVGYRIGGLFFPRLKKQGEEWQSAWDQRDLWIKGPTQTRL; the protein is encoded by the coding sequence ATGGATACGCTCAAGCAAGCTGATGCGCGTCAACCGAAGGGTGATGGCGCAGGGACCGGCGATCCGCTCGTTTCCATAATGCTGGTCAACTGGAATACGCGAGAGATGACGCTCGACTGCCTCCGGTCGGTCTACGCCCAGACGCGGGATATCCCGTTCGAAGTGATCGTGGTCGATAATGGTTCAGAAGATGGATCCGCAACTGCCATTGCAAAGGAATTTCCCCAAGTCAGGCTGATGGCCGAGACGGAGAATCACGGTTTTGCAAAGGCGACGAACATCTCCGTCGAAAAAGCGCGCGGCAAATTTGTCTTGCTGCTTAACACCGACACAATTGTGCTCGACTGCGCGATTCAGGAGATTGTCGCATTCGCGCAAGCAAAACCGCAAGCTAGGCTTTGGGGTGGGCGTACCTTGTTCGAGGATGGCTCGTTAAATCCTGATTCTTGCTGGGGGCGGATCACGCCATGGAGCCTATTCTGCATGGCCACCGGCTTATCGAAGCTGTTCTCAAAGTCGGAACTTCTGAATCCTGAAGGATATGGAGGCTGGCAACGGGATTACGAACGCCAAATCGACATTGTTCAAGGTTCGTTTCTATTGATCGAGCGGGAGTTCTGGAACGAGCTTGGTGGGTTCGATCTCGACTTCTTTATGTTTGGAGAAGAAGCCGACCTGGCGGCACGTGCTAGCAAAGCTGGCGCAGCGCCTTTGATGACGCCCAAGGCAACCATCATTCATTATGGCGGACGCAGCACCAAGAAGTTCTCAAAGCGGATTATCTATGTGATCGGCGGCCGGATTGGGATTATCAAGCGTCATTTCCATAAGTTCTGGCAACCACTTGGGATCGCCCTGATGATATTCTGGGTCTGGTGGCGCGCGGTGGGATACCGAATTGGAGGTCTCTTCTTTCCGCGCCTCAAGAAACAGGGCGAGGAGTGGCAAAGTGCTTGGGACCAACGCGATCTATGGATCAAGGGGCCAACACAGACGCGGCTTTAG
- a CDS encoding acyltransferase: MSLNRLSGLRNLLVNAKRSFFNRVLGMDIHPTAQLSLSAKPDKTFPQGVHVGEYSYLAFNSRVLTHDRTRGLYLHTRIGKNCFIGGESIVLPGVTIGDNCVIGAGSVVTKDVPDRCIAAGNPAKIIRRDIEVGRFGRFLDADETERTLRAEDPAAASLPSKDLGKG; the protein is encoded by the coding sequence ATGAGTTTGAACCGTCTTTCAGGTCTGCGGAACCTGCTGGTCAATGCGAAACGCTCATTCTTTAACAGGGTGCTTGGCATGGATATCCATCCGACAGCCCAGCTTTCGCTCAGTGCAAAGCCGGACAAGACCTTTCCGCAGGGCGTTCATGTCGGAGAATACAGCTATCTCGCGTTTAATTCGCGAGTGCTAACACATGATCGGACGCGCGGGCTTTATCTCCACACAAGGATAGGCAAGAACTGCTTTATCGGCGGTGAGAGCATCGTTTTGCCCGGGGTCACAATTGGCGACAATTGCGTCATTGGCGCGGGTAGCGTCGTGACCAAGGACGTTCCGGATCGATGCATCGCAGCAGGCAATCCGGCAAAAATCATCCGCCGTGATATCGAAGTGGGTCGCTTTGGACGCTTTCTCGACGCGGACGAGACGGAGCGAACCCTTCGCGCCGAAGATCCGGCCGCAGCCTCCCTCCCTTCGAAAGATCTCGGGAAGGGCTAA
- a CDS encoding sulfotransferase family protein: protein MVQGVSMKIFCIGFQKTGTSSLRDALSEVGYSVTGVFGRDVELRELRETYIERGLSIAEQYDAVEDMPWPLMFRELDAAFPGAKFILTMRDTDRWYHSIASHFGANPYHIQQLTYGEDAPAPVGHEERYREVYEAHNAAVREYFSDRPNDLLEFWLERGHGWDELAAFLGRCDMPTGAFVHTNSQSQRMSLYNRIRRKLDRMGVLSYSGMDG from the coding sequence GTGGTTCAGGGCGTTTCGATGAAAATATTCTGCATTGGCTTTCAGAAAACCGGTACTTCGTCCTTGCGCGATGCGTTGAGTGAAGTCGGCTACAGCGTCACCGGTGTTTTCGGGCGAGATGTGGAGCTGCGCGAGCTGCGCGAAACCTATATCGAGCGCGGACTCTCCATCGCTGAGCAGTATGATGCGGTCGAGGATATGCCCTGGCCGCTCATGTTTCGAGAACTTGATGCTGCGTTTCCAGGGGCCAAATTCATCCTGACAATGCGCGATACCGACCGCTGGTATCACTCGATCGCCAGCCACTTTGGAGCCAATCCTTACCATATCCAGCAGCTCACCTATGGAGAAGATGCTCCTGCGCCCGTGGGCCACGAAGAGCGTTATCGTGAGGTGTACGAAGCGCACAATGCGGCTGTCCGCGAATACTTTTCTGACCGGCCTAATGACCTGCTCGAATTCTGGCTTGAGCGAGGTCATGGCTGGGACGAGTTGGCCGCGTTTCTTGGCCGGTGCGATATGCCAACCGGCGCATTTGTGCACACAAACTCTCAGTCCCAGCGCATGAGCCTCTACAACCGCATCCGCCGCAAGCTCGATCGGATGGGTGTCCTGTCCTACTCAGGGATGGATGGATAA
- a CDS encoding polysaccharide biosynthesis C-terminal domain-containing protein — MKGRIGFDLAVGLGLRGLGAVSGFVLLWLIAKVNGSEAVGAYQLGLTTATMLAVISVAGLDFLIIREAAVIVRRGTIGDLRETFTKGRRFILCSGTACALLMLVGGLSIYALADAPNPLLYIILAFSPAVLLLALLRHSNALLRSQGSVLLSQSLEGVLYTSIAAGVIAVLWLANSDVEPIALPLAYLAGLALATGISLFAARRLSRNWGEGTAQIDIPTGLRVTGAPILMTSGEWLTLLAIGAIAGLSDAGIYRTAFMFCLLFQLVNASFSTMAGPHIAKASAAGDRAGVMGITHKVGLIGLVMVAPLAALCLVLPELLLGLFGEEFIAGALALQILAAAQTINVVFGPVGAALIMVGRERQLLKIEVAATSLAVILALALIPVLGFLGAAIGFACATILRNAASRFILSRWHPTPQPHEASA; from the coding sequence ATGAAGGGCAGAATCGGATTTGACCTCGCCGTGGGCCTCGGGCTGCGTGGGCTTGGTGCCGTTTCCGGCTTTGTGCTCTTGTGGCTGATCGCCAAGGTCAATGGCTCCGAGGCGGTCGGAGCCTATCAACTGGGCCTGACGACCGCGACAATGCTTGCGGTGATTTCGGTTGCAGGCCTCGACTTCCTTATCATCCGTGAAGCAGCGGTCATTGTTCGGCGGGGCACGATCGGCGACCTGCGCGAGACGTTTACCAAAGGTCGGCGATTTATCCTGTGCAGCGGGACCGCTTGTGCTCTCCTCATGCTCGTTGGCGGGCTATCGATATACGCTCTAGCTGACGCGCCCAACCCGCTCCTCTATATCATTCTTGCGTTCTCGCCTGCGGTTCTGCTGCTTGCCCTTTTGCGTCACAGCAATGCCTTGCTTCGCAGTCAGGGGAGCGTGTTGTTGTCACAATCGCTGGAAGGCGTGCTTTATACCAGCATTGCTGCCGGAGTGATTGCGGTCTTGTGGCTTGCAAATTCGGACGTCGAGCCGATTGCTCTACCGCTGGCATATCTGGCGGGACTAGCGCTGGCGACCGGTATCAGTCTGTTCGCTGCCAGACGGCTTTCCCGCAATTGGGGGGAAGGAACTGCGCAGATCGATATCCCGACAGGTCTGCGCGTAACCGGCGCGCCAATTCTCATGACCTCCGGCGAGTGGCTGACGCTATTGGCAATCGGGGCCATCGCGGGCCTCTCCGATGCAGGGATCTACCGGACCGCCTTCATGTTCTGCCTGCTATTCCAGCTGGTGAACGCATCGTTTTCGACCATGGCGGGACCACATATTGCAAAGGCCAGCGCGGCTGGTGACCGGGCGGGAGTGATGGGCATTACGCACAAGGTCGGATTGATCGGACTGGTCATGGTTGCCCCGCTCGCCGCACTTTGCTTGGTCCTGCCGGAGCTATTGCTTGGCCTGTTTGGCGAAGAGTTCATAGCTGGCGCATTGGCACTCCAAATTCTCGCAGCAGCTCAGACAATCAACGTTGTATTCGGCCCAGTTGGCGCAGCGCTCATAATGGTAGGGCGCGAAAGGCAATTACTGAAGATCGAGGTGGCCGCAACTTCGCTTGCAGTCATTCTGGCCCTCGCCCTGATCCCTGTGTTGGGTTTTCTTGGTGCTGCGATAGGCTTCGCGTGCGCGACCATCCTCAGGAACGCCGCGTCGCGCTTCATTCTCAGTCGCTGGCATCCAACGCCGCAGCCGCACGAAGCATCAGCCTAG
- a CDS encoding VOC family protein, with translation MSLFSNYTLHHVGIVLPSIEDAERHMESFGLAEDYRGYVAPWQCWCIFTKPETGAAIELVVADGGPLTKFNKGVGGVHHFAYAIDDFADAQTWCEKNDLQLLEPEPIKGAGNFLCNFIHPVATRGIQIELVQELG, from the coding sequence ATGAGCTTGTTTTCGAACTATACACTGCACCATGTCGGCATTGTGCTGCCTTCGATTGAAGACGCAGAGCGCCATATGGAAAGCTTTGGCCTTGCTGAAGATTACCGCGGCTATGTCGCTCCGTGGCAGTGCTGGTGCATCTTTACCAAGCCCGAAACCGGTGCCGCAATAGAGCTGGTGGTTGCTGACGGTGGCCCGCTCACCAAGTTTAATAAGGGCGTGGGCGGCGTTCACCACTTTGCCTATGCGATCGACGATTTTGCCGACGCGCAAACGTGGTGTGAGAAGAATGACCTGCAATTGCTGGAGCCCGAGCCGATCAAAGGTGCAGGTAATTTCCTGTGCAATTTCATCCATCCTGTCGCGACCCGAGGGATACAGATCGAACTGGTGCAGGAACTAGGCTGA
- a CDS encoding acyltransferase encodes MKNEADHEPAATVGASSVKPLPTVIHSLTSLRYLAAAWVLFFHFKEFFPETALQQSNLTRYGFLGVDFFFVLSGFVLAHVYLPKIRARRFDYWSFLVRRIGRIYPLHIVTLVFTIGISLIGIALGWNYTLWNLGAWTELESGAIIRALFANLTLIHAWGATPDLLFNLPSWSISAEWFAYLLFPVFVLFFSPLLNRPVLLTALCIVALVGLEAANGVATGNSLLQATWNLGALRIVPTFALGIALYRLGETRSLGARGSPIALAGAVIALIAATLLAAPYVVIVLCLAGIVFLAADMERHGGLALLCQPFPVLLGEISYSVYLWHFPIGVVAFDIMLAGRGDVGSLGGIAMIFGVLAFITLISWISYKFVEVPARAAIIAASQGMVQQNRAAGNS; translated from the coding sequence TTGAAGAATGAAGCAGATCACGAACCCGCAGCCACGGTGGGAGCAAGCAGTGTGAAACCGCTGCCTACGGTGATCCACTCGCTCACTAGTCTTCGTTATCTCGCGGCGGCATGGGTGCTCTTTTTTCACTTCAAGGAATTTTTCCCCGAGACAGCCCTCCAGCAATCCAACTTGACGCGTTACGGTTTTCTTGGGGTCGATTTCTTCTTCGTATTATCGGGTTTCGTTCTGGCGCATGTTTACCTGCCCAAAATCCGTGCGCGGCGGTTTGACTACTGGAGTTTCCTCGTGCGCAGGATCGGGCGAATTTACCCGCTCCATATCGTGACATTGGTCTTCACGATTGGAATTTCACTCATCGGAATTGCGCTCGGCTGGAACTACACGCTTTGGAACCTTGGCGCTTGGACCGAGCTGGAAAGCGGAGCGATCATTCGTGCGCTGTTTGCGAATCTGACGCTGATCCATGCCTGGGGCGCGACGCCGGACCTGCTGTTTAACCTGCCGAGCTGGTCGATCAGCGCAGAATGGTTCGCCTACCTGCTCTTCCCGGTCTTCGTCCTGTTCTTTAGTCCACTGCTCAATCGACCGGTGTTGCTGACAGCCTTGTGTATTGTTGCGCTGGTTGGCCTGGAAGCGGCAAATGGCGTGGCAACGGGGAACTCGCTGCTCCAGGCGACATGGAATCTCGGTGCCTTGCGGATCGTTCCTACGTTCGCGCTTGGGATTGCGCTTTACCGGCTCGGCGAAACCCGCAGTCTAGGCGCACGCGGCTCGCCAATTGCGTTGGCGGGAGCGGTCATCGCGTTGATCGCCGCAACGCTGCTGGCTGCACCCTATGTCGTAATCGTGCTGTGCCTTGCTGGGATCGTGTTTCTCGCGGCCGATATGGAACGGCATGGAGGGCTCGCGCTGCTATGCCAGCCGTTCCCTGTGCTGCTCGGCGAGATATCCTATTCGGTCTATCTCTGGCACTTTCCCATCGGCGTGGTTGCGTTTGATATTATGCTTGCGGGAAGAGGCGATGTTGGTTCGCTTGGCGGCATTGCGATGATTTTCGGGGTGCTTGCTTTCATCACTTTGATTTCTTGGATCAGCTACAAATTCGTAGAAGTGCCAGCGCGCGCCGCCATTATCGCGGCATCGCAAGGTATGGTTCAACAGAACCGGGCGGCTGGAAACTCATGA
- a CDS encoding MBOAT family O-acyltransferase, giving the protein MLFNSINFIFLFLPAVLAGYYVLALSPLAMLRRVFLIAATLVFYAFAGPQFVPLLVVSVAINFAAGKLIAQLDGSGRARGAVVALAVIANVALLGYFKYFNFLAEALGAAFGADFGIEQILLPLGISFFTFQQIGYLVDVSRGRIKAAGPIDFASFVLFFPQLLAGPIVQFGEVIEQHRRNPVWGEVGRNILIGLAIFAIGLFKKTVIADTLALYAQPVFAAARDGGEVGFVDTWIAAFAYTGQVYFDFSGYSDMAIGTARMFGIILPLNFLSPLRSKSVVEIWRRWHVTLGRWVQLYIFQPVAVPCARLAAQRGLGKYGTLALAVVVPTMLSMLIIGVWHGAGWTFVVFGLMHGAYMSVNEVWAAIRKKARKARRKAQGGPPIWRDPVARAATLLSFVLSILPFGAQGPADMWALFAGAFGGSGWLVIPEAWPFGIEAAILFTLCAYLIVFLLPNSHEIMGRFEPVLDWEADWSQRAKSPVVIQWNTTVGWALITALALFLAVAFIMRGTTEFIYFNF; this is encoded by the coding sequence ATGCTGTTCAACTCGATCAACTTTATCTTTCTGTTCCTTCCAGCGGTGCTGGCCGGATATTATGTGCTCGCTCTGTCGCCGCTGGCGATGCTGCGGCGCGTATTCCTGATCGCAGCGACGCTCGTATTCTACGCTTTTGCTGGCCCGCAATTCGTGCCGTTGCTGGTGGTATCGGTGGCGATCAACTTCGCCGCCGGAAAGCTGATCGCGCAGCTTGATGGGTCGGGCAGGGCAAGGGGAGCAGTCGTCGCGCTGGCCGTGATCGCTAATGTCGCGCTGCTGGGATATTTTAAGTATTTCAACTTCCTCGCCGAGGCTCTTGGGGCTGCGTTCGGCGCCGATTTCGGGATCGAGCAAATCCTCTTGCCTTTGGGCATTTCGTTCTTCACGTTCCAGCAAATCGGCTATCTCGTCGATGTCAGTCGGGGACGGATCAAGGCAGCCGGCCCCATCGACTTTGCCAGTTTCGTGCTGTTCTTCCCGCAACTGCTCGCCGGTCCGATTGTCCAGTTTGGCGAAGTCATAGAGCAACATCGCCGCAATCCGGTATGGGGAGAGGTTGGACGCAACATCCTGATCGGCCTCGCTATCTTCGCCATCGGCCTGTTCAAGAAGACGGTGATTGCCGACACGCTGGCGCTTTACGCGCAGCCGGTTTTTGCCGCAGCGCGCGATGGCGGGGAGGTCGGTTTTGTCGACACGTGGATCGCCGCATTCGCCTATACCGGACAGGTTTATTTCGACTTTTCGGGCTATTCCGACATGGCGATCGGAACGGCGCGGATGTTTGGCATTATCCTGCCGCTCAATTTCCTTTCGCCGCTTCGATCTAAGAGCGTGGTCGAGATCTGGCGGCGCTGGCACGTCACGCTCGGCCGATGGGTACAGCTCTATATCTTCCAGCCGGTGGCAGTGCCTTGCGCGCGGTTGGCGGCGCAGCGCGGGCTGGGTAAGTATGGAACTCTCGCGCTCGCTGTGGTCGTGCCCACGATGCTTTCGATGCTTATCATCGGCGTGTGGCACGGGGCTGGGTGGACGTTCGTGGTCTTCGGCCTGATGCACGGCGCCTATATGTCGGTGAACGAGGTTTGGGCTGCCATTCGCAAGAAGGCCCGCAAAGCACGCAGGAAAGCGCAAGGAGGCCCGCCGATTTGGCGAGATCCGGTGGCGAGGGCTGCGACCCTGCTGTCGTTCGTTCTCTCGATCCTGCCATTCGGCGCGCAGGGTCCGGCAGATATGTGGGCGCTATTTGCAGGAGCTTTCGGCGGGTCGGGCTGGCTGGTCATTCCCGAGGCATGGCCTTTCGGCATCGAAGCGGCGATCCTCTTCACGCTGTGCGCCTATCTGATCGTGTTTCTCCTGCCCAACTCGCATGAGATCATGGGGCGCTTTGAGCCGGTGCTGGACTGGGAAGCGGACTGGTCGCAGCGCGCGAAGAGCCCGGTTGTGATCCAATGGAACACCACCGTTGGCTGGGCGCTCATCACGGCGCTTGCATTGTTTCTGGCGGTCGCTTTCATCATGCGCGGAACGACCGAATTCATCTACTTCAACTTCTGA
- a CDS encoding class I SAM-dependent methyltransferase — translation MPELVNMLASRPHLARLTQLVTGTWPEHADYLEKSYAVRTPALLDTSDAVAKVILELAGDHADQAAQDYRWLCDVIREEEFNFARTDAYRYSTFEETNRHVYSDDEFMQRYMHGLMFSHVLWYMHLSSLHFFLGRLAARVKPGGKMMEVGSGHGLLIYLALTELGMSEAVAWDISPVSLDQTKAALGQLGMGDRARYAIQDMHNVEAGGEQFDLIILSHLLEHLEQPVDALQKIRNAVAKGGYLFVNVPLNAPMPDHIQLLTDPDDAVKMVEEGGFRVLEIASHTTQAATLPRALKRKTAVTCSIIAEPR, via the coding sequence ATGCCGGAACTGGTTAACATGTTGGCTTCACGGCCCCATTTGGCGCGGCTTACGCAGCTGGTGACCGGCACGTGGCCCGAACATGCCGACTATCTGGAAAAGAGCTATGCGGTGCGGACGCCCGCTCTGCTCGACACCAGCGATGCCGTTGCGAAAGTGATCCTCGAGCTTGCCGGCGATCATGCTGATCAGGCCGCGCAGGATTATCGCTGGCTTTGCGATGTCATCCGCGAGGAAGAGTTCAACTTCGCGCGCACTGACGCCTATCGCTACTCAACATTCGAAGAGACGAACCGCCACGTCTATTCGGATGACGAATTCATGCAGCGATACATGCATGGTCTGATGTTCAGCCACGTCCTGTGGTACATGCATCTGTCCAGCCTACACTTCTTCCTCGGCAGGCTTGCTGCGCGAGTGAAGCCGGGCGGCAAGATGATGGAAGTGGGTTCGGGCCACGGTCTGCTAATCTATCTTGCACTGACTGAGCTGGGTATGAGTGAGGCGGTCGCTTGGGACATCAGCCCGGTTTCGCTCGACCAGACGAAGGCCGCGCTTGGCCAGTTGGGCATGGGTGACCGGGCGCGTTACGCGATCCAGGACATGCACAATGTCGAAGCGGGCGGCGAGCAGTTTGACCTCATTATCCTGTCGCATCTGCTCGAACATCTGGAGCAGCCGGTCGATGCATTGCAGAAAATCCGCAACGCGGTGGCAAAGGGCGGCTATCTGTTCGTCAACGTCCCTCTTAACGCGCCGATGCCGGATCATATCCAGCTGCTGACCGATCCCGATGATGCGGTGAAGATGGTCGAAGAAGGCGGGTTTCGCGTGCTTGAGATTGCCTCGCATACGACGCAGGCGGCAACATTGCCGCGCGCTCTGAAGCGCAAGACTGCGGTCACTTGCTCGATCATCGCCGAGCCTCGCTAG
- a CDS encoding HAD-IIIC family phosphatase, with product MSQSPAGPFALSWLLEPPEDFRAQLKALRSDPQSDVAQLRALGRFDLDLNQLGQLGKAAGKRREDLAASGLRSLRLAIAGTHTVDFLVDALAGTGLRHGLLIDTFVTDYGQTAQAVLDPTSALFEFKPDLVYLAFDPSALGIAQPRLDAQGGEKAVQSALDYALSLRDAAHANAGVGVILQSLPVPASPLFGGFDACQPGSVRWMVQQFNARLAEALAPGDLFFDLAALAETIGLSDWHDPARWHDAKVPFALDAIPLAADHLCRLLAAVRGLSRKCLVLDLDNTLWGGVIGDDGVEGIALGQGTGTGEAYVAIQQYAKHLRTRGIILAVCSKNEDANARLPFQHHEEMVLGEDDIAVFIANWTDKASNLQHIAKVLNIGTDALVFLDDNPAERERVRQELPEVAVPEVGADPAQYVPLLSAAGYFEAVSFGDEDRKRAEMYQANAARASEMQKIGNMDDYLRSLDMVCSLRPFDALGRARTAQLINKSNQFNLTTRRYTEAEVAAFETDADTFTLQVRLTDRFGDNGMISVIIFKKQNAVWICDSWLMSCRVLGRRVEEAVLATVVKAARADGASKLVGDWLPTPKNGLVEKHFEKLGFDFVSDLPDGGTRWALDLDSYAAVDLPMEIEQADDLIGAAE from the coding sequence ATGAGCCAATCACCAGCCGGACCATTTGCGCTTTCGTGGCTGCTGGAGCCGCCTGAGGATTTTCGCGCGCAGCTTAAAGCGCTGCGGAGCGATCCACAGAGCGACGTTGCTCAGCTGCGCGCCCTTGGCCGTTTCGATCTGGACCTGAATCAACTCGGCCAGCTGGGTAAAGCGGCGGGAAAACGGCGGGAAGATCTGGCCGCCAGTGGCTTGCGCAGCTTACGCCTCGCGATCGCCGGGACGCACACGGTCGATTTTTTGGTCGATGCACTCGCCGGGACCGGCTTGCGCCATGGCCTGCTGATCGACACCTTTGTCACCGACTACGGGCAAACTGCGCAGGCGGTGCTCGATCCGACTTCGGCGCTTTTCGAGTTCAAGCCTGATCTGGTCTATCTTGCCTTTGATCCATCCGCCTTGGGTATCGCCCAACCGCGACTGGATGCTCAGGGCGGCGAGAAGGCGGTGCAGTCGGCGCTCGACTATGCGTTGTCGCTGCGCGATGCAGCCCATGCCAATGCGGGTGTCGGCGTGATCCTGCAGAGCCTTCCCGTGCCCGCGAGCCCTCTCTTCGGCGGTTTCGATGCGTGCCAGCCAGGTTCGGTTCGCTGGATGGTGCAGCAATTCAACGCCCGGCTTGCAGAGGCGCTCGCGCCCGGAGATTTGTTCTTCGACCTTGCTGCGCTTGCCGAGACAATTGGCCTGAGCGACTGGCACGATCCTGCGCGCTGGCACGACGCGAAAGTGCCCTTCGCGCTCGATGCCATACCGCTGGCAGCTGACCATTTGTGCCGGCTGCTCGCCGCAGTTCGCGGCCTTTCGCGCAAGTGCCTGGTGCTTGACCTAGACAATACGTTGTGGGGCGGGGTGATCGGCGACGACGGCGTTGAAGGCATTGCGCTTGGGCAAGGGACCGGCACGGGCGAGGCCTATGTTGCGATCCAGCAATACGCCAAACATCTGCGGACGCGCGGGATCATCCTTGCGGTGTGTTCCAAGAATGAAGATGCGAACGCCCGTCTGCCATTCCAGCATCACGAGGAGATGGTGCTGGGCGAAGACGATATAGCGGTCTTCATCGCAAATTGGACCGACAAGGCGAGCAACCTTCAGCACATTGCCAAGGTGCTGAATATCGGCACGGACGCACTGGTATTCCTCGACGACAATCCGGCCGAACGCGAGCGGGTGCGGCAGGAACTCCCCGAAGTCGCCGTGCCCGAAGTAGGCGCGGACCCTGCGCAATATGTCCCGCTGCTTTCAGCCGCTGGCTATTTCGAGGCCGTTTCCTTCGGCGACGAAGATCGCAAGCGCGCCGAGATGTATCAGGCCAACGCTGCGCGAGCGAGCGAGATGCAGAAGATTGGCAATATGGACGACTATCTGCGTTCGCTCGATATGGTTTGCTCGCTGCGACCATTCGATGCGCTGGGCCGCGCGCGCACCGCGCAACTGATCAACAAGTCGAACCAGTTCAACCTTACCACCCGGCGCTATACCGAAGCCGAAGTGGCGGCATTCGAGACCGACGCAGACACCTTCACCTTGCAAGTCCGTCTGACGGACCGCTTTGGCGATAATGGCATGATTTCTGTCATCATTTTCAAGAAACAGAATGCGGTATGGATTTGCGACTCGTGGCTGATGAGCTGCCGTGTTCTGGGTCGTCGGGTCGAAGAGGCTGTGCTGGCGACAGTGGTCAAAGCGGCCCGTGCTGACGGGGCATCAAAACTCGTCGGCGACTGGCTGCCTACGCCCAAAAATGGCCTGGTCGAAAAGCATTTCGAGAAACTCGGGTTTGATTTCGTCTCCGATCTGCCCGATGGCGGCACCCGCTGGGCGCTTGATCTGGATAGTTATGCAGCTGTGGACCTGCCGATGGAAATCGAGCAGGCTGACGACCTGATTGGCGCGGCTGAATAA